In Bdellovibrio bacteriovorus, the following are encoded in one genomic region:
- a CDS encoding aminotransferase class V-fold PLP-dependent enzyme, translating into MLRDYSGFFKTHKDTSFVNLNNGTLGLCPDSVIAQQKTELDIFEKNTTWSLTHAWPRVLKIQERLAEFLNGHPDDFFLRPNVTLAMNEIIMGMALPASSEILTTSLEYGAIVNILKYKAQRENLSLKVMPMDFAMQNPSDQDWVQAFEKSLTAKTKLVVISHVYTSNGLTAPIEELGRMLREKNILMVVDGAHAPGLMDLSFKDLPHVDFYGGNLHKWTMGPKGTAFGWVHPKWHSITSPLYGSWTTDEQTAKGYGYISPFTAKMLWSHSQSFSSYYGLEACFDFWNEHGKQVIFEEIKKRMSYLESGLAKKGLRPVVSIKNQAGFLAYPLAAFKSLKFEENIIVSPQGKLQVGLPKVPGVPLLRLTPHIHNTQSELDLAIAILNPV; encoded by the coding sequence ATGTTACGTGACTATTCGGGATTTTTTAAAACCCATAAAGACACTTCTTTTGTAAATCTAAACAACGGAACTTTGGGGCTTTGTCCTGATTCCGTGATTGCTCAGCAAAAAACAGAGCTCGATATCTTTGAAAAAAACACCACCTGGTCTTTGACTCATGCCTGGCCTCGGGTCTTAAAAATCCAAGAGCGTTTGGCAGAGTTTTTAAACGGCCATCCTGACGATTTCTTTTTAAGACCTAACGTAACCCTGGCCATGAATGAAATCATCATGGGGATGGCTTTGCCGGCGTCCAGTGAGATTTTAACAACCAGCCTTGAATATGGGGCGATCGTAAACATCTTAAAATACAAAGCTCAACGCGAAAACCTAAGTCTTAAGGTGATGCCGATGGACTTTGCTATGCAGAATCCGAGCGATCAGGATTGGGTGCAGGCTTTTGAAAAATCCCTGACAGCGAAAACCAAACTTGTGGTTATCAGTCATGTTTATACTAGCAATGGTCTTACGGCACCGATTGAAGAACTAGGTCGGATGTTGCGCGAAAAGAACATCTTGATGGTCGTTGATGGGGCTCACGCTCCAGGATTGATGGATTTAAGTTTTAAAGACCTTCCGCACGTGGATTTTTATGGCGGTAACTTACATAAATGGACGATGGGACCTAAGGGAACAGCTTTTGGCTGGGTTCATCCTAAATGGCATTCGATCACGTCTCCCCTTTACGGTTCCTGGACCACGGATGAGCAAACGGCCAAAGGGTATGGCTATATCAGCCCGTTCACGGCCAAAATGCTGTGGTCGCATTCACAAAGTTTTTCATCTTATTACGGCCTAGAAGCGTGTTTTGATTTTTGGAACGAGCACGGTAAACAGGTGATCTTTGAAGAAATCAAAAAGCGCATGAGTTATTTAGAATCAGGGTTGGCTAAAAAAGGCCTTCGTCCCGTTGTAAGCATTAAAAACCAAGCAGGATTTTTAGCTTATCCCCTTGCGGCCTTTAAGTCTTTAAAGTTCGAAGAAAACATCATTGTTTCTCCTCAAGGTAAGCTGCAGGTGGGACTGCCGAAGGTTCCGGGGGTTCCGCTCTTAAGACTGACACCTCATATTCACAATACGCAAAGCGAGCTGGATCTTGCCATTGCCATCTTAAACCCTGTCTAA
- a CDS encoding Fic family protein, whose protein sequence is MMTHGFLRLFVSLWIAISMVLPAQAAQMCEYVFVDPTVKVREVDFGLRSESHSQTTPLALVKFAENKQALWTLLEKIQPERKKQIEHLLAAVEFFDYKHTANSILPNFLDGKRNALNFERLYDQSEAIRGAPFKGFINARDNYLRVEKPEVSVDMFTQIHKRIMEGGVEGLTPSDLGALRGVGVIGNAAGSSKLVPKEVQTIETNPYLYFTKTDESKNPLQDTVWSKIKIWGQHREMSIEQKDPILLSGRIIYPAVGTAKDKTIDLIRDSHPDVYLRIIKFRQENPGKEAPASLQQSFVRALLEQRFSQFKTDREALGEIKIGINENQYIDLVADFQRDVVAIHPFRNGNGRTTRLFMNYLLTKEGLPPVRLVDPFLDVQVSQKEWREYVHKGVVNEADLQADIVSRVRQGLTVEYSPDLIYPGLPDKVSISQKTQGSDKEVKNYAQSKVDASQFNAFVKTMMEVHPELRQEIKNDQLRAMSRLADLFVEYYRSKTVRYVHEKDGEREIGLRFVDPDFVDLFGVNRAYSKELWDMKIDRWYDKDMLVWRGLSNKQTEYTNEQLLNYFQTPSTHLLSNSAVKAVREGKSVIEAAKADFNKYNRELLNGDVVQMAVDHHRTGPLYGDSYGYSTSKREVVGKAFAMGAMVVGEYGKHNDPALQAQLKSRINVASYRALKDVDLGRLKAFDPDFSYIYGRQAEVMGIGGTDADAIVLIQRIDAKGDVTQTLLRNIDKPDEILVIDGRYVPGEGPLAPERITQRYKLSNPGADKAQQVKQAEDVRGERDVRPPEPVHKPAPQPGFLNKIKGWIFG, encoded by the coding sequence ATGATGACGCATGGCTTTTTAAGATTGTTTGTATCATTATGGATCGCTATTTCAATGGTGCTTCCGGCTCAAGCCGCCCAGATGTGCGAATATGTATTCGTAGATCCTACCGTGAAAGTGCGCGAGGTTGATTTTGGTTTACGCAGCGAAAGTCATTCGCAAACCACCCCGCTGGCCTTGGTGAAGTTTGCTGAAAATAAACAAGCCCTTTGGACTCTCTTAGAGAAAATCCAGCCCGAACGAAAAAAACAAATCGAACATCTGTTAGCTGCGGTTGAATTTTTCGACTATAAGCATACCGCCAATTCTATCTTGCCTAATTTCTTAGATGGCAAGCGCAATGCTTTAAATTTTGAACGCCTGTATGACCAATCTGAAGCCATTCGTGGCGCGCCTTTTAAAGGTTTTATCAACGCTCGCGATAATTACTTACGCGTTGAAAAGCCTGAAGTCTCCGTCGATATGTTCACCCAAATCCATAAGCGTATCATGGAAGGTGGAGTTGAAGGATTAACCCCCTCAGATCTAGGTGCTTTGCGTGGGGTGGGCGTCATCGGCAACGCTGCGGGCTCATCTAAACTTGTTCCCAAAGAAGTTCAAACCATCGAGACCAATCCCTACCTTTACTTCACTAAAACAGACGAAAGCAAAAACCCTCTTCAAGACACGGTGTGGAGCAAAATTAAAATCTGGGGTCAACATCGTGAAATGTCGATCGAACAAAAAGATCCTATCCTGCTCAGCGGAAGAATTATTTACCCCGCGGTCGGCACGGCCAAAGATAAAACAATCGATCTTATTAGAGATTCGCACCCTGATGTTTATTTGAGAATCATTAAATTCCGTCAAGAAAATCCAGGAAAAGAAGCTCCAGCATCTTTGCAGCAATCTTTCGTTCGCGCTCTTTTAGAACAGCGTTTTTCGCAATTTAAAACAGATCGCGAAGCTTTAGGCGAGATCAAAATCGGTATCAACGAAAACCAATATATCGATCTCGTTGCTGATTTCCAACGCGATGTTGTGGCAATTCATCCTTTCCGCAATGGTAACGGCCGCACCACAAGATTATTCATGAATTATCTTTTAACCAAAGAAGGCTTACCCCCAGTTCGCTTGGTGGATCCATTCTTAGACGTTCAAGTTTCACAAAAAGAATGGCGTGAATACGTTCATAAGGGTGTCGTGAATGAAGCGGACCTTCAGGCGGATATCGTAAGCCGTGTTCGCCAAGGCTTAACCGTGGAATATTCTCCGGATCTGATCTATCCAGGCCTTCCGGATAAGGTTTCCATTTCGCAAAAAACTCAAGGGTCCGATAAAGAAGTAAAAAACTATGCTCAAAGCAAAGTCGACGCTTCTCAATTTAACGCTTTTGTTAAGACCATGATGGAAGTTCATCCTGAACTTCGTCAAGAAATCAAAAATGATCAATTACGTGCCATGTCTCGCCTGGCCGATCTTTTTGTAGAATATTATCGTTCCAAAACGGTTCGCTATGTTCATGAAAAAGATGGCGAGCGTGAAATCGGACTGCGCTTTGTGGATCCCGACTTCGTGGACCTATTCGGTGTTAACCGCGCTTATTCTAAAGAACTTTGGGATATGAAAATAGACCGCTGGTATGACAAAGACATGTTGGTCTGGCGTGGTCTTTCTAATAAGCAAACAGAATACACAAACGAACAACTTTTAAACTATTTCCAAACTCCATCCACTCACTTGCTTTCAAACAGCGCAGTTAAGGCTGTGCGCGAAGGCAAATCTGTGATTGAAGCGGCAAAAGCCGATTTCAACAAATACAACCGTGAACTTTTGAACGGAGACGTGGTTCAAATGGCCGTGGATCATCACCGCACGGGACCTCTTTACGGGGACTCTTACGGTTACTCGACTTCGAAACGCGAAGTCGTAGGTAAAGCTTTCGCGATGGGCGCCATGGTTGTTGGAGAGTACGGAAAACACAATGACCCCGCCCTTCAAGCTCAGCTAAAATCACGCATCAATGTAGCGTCTTACCGCGCTTTAAAAGACGTCGATTTAGGCCGTTTAAAAGCTTTTGATCCAGATTTTTCTTACATCTATGGCCGCCAGGCGGAGGTCATGGGGATCGGTGGTACGGATGCCGATGCGATCGTTCTGATTCAAAGAATCGATGCTAAAGGTGATGTCACCCAAACACTTTTAAGAAATATCGATAAGCCCGATGAAATTCTGGTGATCGACGGCCGTTATGTTCCGGGCGAAGGTCCCTTAGCGCCAGAGCGTATTACTCAGCGCTATAAACTTTCAAACCCGGGCGCTGATAAAGCTCAACAAGTAAAACAAGCAGAAGATGTGCGCGGTGAGCGCGACGTCAGACCTCCAGAGCCGGTGCATAAGCCGGCTCCACAACCTGGATTTTTAAATAAAATAAAAGGCTGGATTTTTGGATGA
- a CDS encoding Fic family protein: protein MFRKTLGMWIVLLIAATQAQAAVMCDYVFINPTVAARPVGFGLRSESGHITPVELAKFRQTKTELWRTLEKLPAERRKNVEHLLASIEFFDYTHLAAKLVPNFLSGGKESFDFTNLYDSTYAWSEVKGAPFKGFLNARDNFLRKETPKVSADLLLEIHKRAMIDGVEGIKAEQLGLWRNGHWLGNASGQTALSKKEIANIDSNPYLLFEKNPFDYSAGNGPTLLWENVTVWGSLRDMKASVDYSSRTAGYIHYPFVITPKQETIDLIKDSHPQLWQNIQNYRAKYGVNSRGKGPDGLEAAFTKALVEARFARYEKDRAELGEVKIGINENKYIDLIADLQRDLVAIHPVLNGNGRTTRLLMNYLLTKEGLPPVRLVDPFLDVQVSQQEWREYVHKGVVNSAKLQADVLYRVQNGLVVEHSPELIYPGIAATVNISMRKQGSKTTVQNYAKATVDGAQFNAFIKAQMAAHPNLRQELDNNRLQTMSQLNELFMEFYRTKTVRYILEKDGKAEDASLRFVDPDFIQTFGINRSASKERWQAKIDRWYDKEMLVWRGLANKHSQPSNQELLEYFKSPTTHLVSNRVLSAVYRDRKPLLEAIKEDFEFYNQELLNGKIIEMAVDHHRSGPRYGDSYGYSTSKREVVGKAFAMGAMVVGKYGDHTNKEAQNMLQSRINVASYRAIKDVDLGRLKAIDPEFSYIYGRQAEVMGIGGTDADAVMLIQRIDAKGNVIETFLRNTEKPSEILLIEGRYVPSEGPLPPGKIKARYSIL from the coding sequence ATGTTTCGTAAAACTTTAGGAATGTGGATAGTCCTTCTTATCGCGGCGACTCAAGCCCAAGCTGCGGTGATGTGTGATTATGTATTTATAAACCCGACGGTCGCAGCCCGCCCTGTGGGCTTTGGATTGAGATCGGAGTCGGGACATATTACTCCGGTTGAGCTTGCTAAATTCCGCCAAACCAAAACGGAGCTGTGGCGCACTCTTGAAAAGTTGCCTGCAGAGCGCCGCAAAAACGTGGAGCATCTTTTAGCTTCTATCGAGTTTTTTGATTACACCCATCTTGCAGCGAAGCTCGTTCCTAATTTTTTATCAGGCGGTAAAGAAAGTTTTGATTTCACCAATCTTTACGACAGCACATACGCCTGGAGTGAGGTCAAAGGCGCCCCTTTTAAAGGATTTTTAAATGCGCGTGATAATTTCTTAAGAAAAGAAACACCGAAGGTTTCGGCGGATCTTTTATTAGAAATTCACAAGCGTGCGATGATTGATGGCGTTGAAGGAATCAAGGCTGAACAATTGGGCTTATGGCGCAACGGACACTGGTTAGGAAACGCTTCTGGACAAACCGCTTTAAGCAAAAAAGAAATCGCAAATATTGATTCCAACCCGTATTTGCTTTTTGAAAAAAATCCGTTTGATTATTCTGCCGGTAATGGTCCGACACTTTTGTGGGAAAATGTCACGGTCTGGGGTTCTTTGCGCGATATGAAGGCATCTGTGGATTACTCATCCCGCACCGCGGGATACATCCATTACCCGTTTGTGATTACACCAAAACAAGAGACCATTGACCTTATCAAAGATTCTCATCCACAGTTGTGGCAGAATATTCAAAACTATCGCGCAAAGTACGGAGTGAACTCTCGAGGCAAAGGTCCGGATGGGCTTGAAGCGGCCTTCACAAAAGCATTGGTTGAAGCGCGTTTTGCCCGATATGAAAAAGATCGAGCGGAACTTGGCGAAGTTAAAATCGGCATTAACGAAAATAAATACATCGACCTTATCGCCGACCTCCAGCGCGATCTTGTGGCGATTCATCCAGTCTTAAACGGCAATGGTCGCACGACAAGACTGTTGATGAACTATCTTTTAACTAAAGAAGGCTTACCACCCGTTCGTCTAGTAGATCCTTTTTTAGATGTTCAAGTGTCACAACAAGAATGGCGCGAATATGTGCATAAAGGCGTGGTTAACAGCGCCAAACTTCAAGCCGACGTTTTATATCGTGTGCAAAATGGTCTAGTTGTTGAACATTCTCCTGAACTTATTTATCCAGGTATCGCCGCCACTGTGAATATTTCCATGCGCAAGCAAGGGTCTAAAACCACAGTCCAAAATTATGCGAAGGCCACCGTCGACGGGGCGCAATTTAATGCATTTATTAAAGCCCAAATGGCCGCTCACCCAAATCTGCGCCAAGAGTTAGATAACAATCGTCTTCAAACCATGTCGCAGCTCAACGAGCTCTTTATGGAGTTTTATCGCACTAAGACCGTACGCTATATCTTGGAAAAAGATGGAAAAGCCGAAGACGCGTCATTGCGCTTTGTCGACCCTGACTTTATTCAGACTTTCGGGATAAACCGTTCCGCCTCTAAAGAGCGTTGGCAGGCCAAGATAGATCGTTGGTATGATAAAGAGATGCTTGTATGGCGTGGACTTGCAAATAAACATTCACAACCTAGCAATCAAGAGTTGTTAGAATACTTTAAGTCCCCGACCACGCATTTGGTATCTAATCGCGTTTTAAGTGCGGTTTACCGCGATCGCAAGCCGTTACTAGAGGCTATCAAGGAAGACTTTGAATTTTACAACCAAGAGCTTTTAAACGGTAAGATTATTGAAATGGCCGTTGATCATCACAGATCAGGTCCTCGTTATGGCGACTCTTACGGATACTCGACCTCAAAGCGTGAAGTCGTAGGTAAAGCTTTTGCTATGGGTGCGATGGTTGTTGGAAAATACGGTGATCACACCAACAAAGAGGCGCAAAACATGCTGCAATCCCGTATTAATGTTGCTTCTTATCGCGCGATTAAAGACGTGGACTTAGGTCGCTTAAAAGCGATTGATCCTGAGTTTAGTTATATCTATGGCCGCCAGGCTGAAGTCATGGGTATTGGTGGGACGGATGCCGACGCCGTGATGCTGATTCAAAGAATTGATGCTAAAGGAAACGTGATCGAGACATTCTTAAGAAATACTGAAAAACCCAGCGAGATTCTTTTAATCGAAGGTCGCTATGTGCCTAGCGAGGGCCCTCTCCCGCCAGGCAAAATCAAAGCTCGCTATTCTATTCTTTAA
- a CDS encoding outer membrane protein assembly factor BamB family protein gives MKALLLSSLVCSLFLALTGCTTVHSTLERWSSLNENKRHYEVKTAWIRQTTAQDNLGFRKINRMSPLMVGDLVIQGNGLDGIVAYQKESGREKWRLKIPNGVEPSAASVKDRLFVGASDGMFYSIEASSGIVQWSFPTKSENLAAPLLDNGVIYFLAGNNVFYALDAASGRQLWLYSRQDTSQFSIRGGSQAVLNNGVLYVGFSDGALVALNASSGAVIWDQQLNRSKRFRDIDATPVLDNGMIYVAGYDDKLYCISAEKGEVLWRVESGGYSGVTLVGDKLIYPTSNGEVLALKKANGDKVWSYKIADGIATQVQLYKGSLVFGESQGHLRFLDVNSGAELGSFEPGRGILSTPQVDEKNNRVYFISGEANLYAIDAGWVRQSFF, from the coding sequence ATGAAGGCATTGCTTCTGAGTTCATTGGTCTGTTCGTTGTTCTTAGCGCTCACGGGATGTACGACGGTTCACAGTACGCTGGAGCGCTGGAGTTCTCTTAACGAAAACAAACGTCATTACGAAGTAAAGACAGCTTGGATCCGTCAAACGACGGCCCAAGACAATCTAGGCTTCCGTAAAATCAATCGCATGAGTCCGTTGATGGTGGGTGACCTGGTCATTCAAGGCAATGGTCTTGATGGAATTGTGGCTTATCAAAAAGAATCCGGCCGTGAAAAATGGCGTTTGAAAATCCCTAATGGTGTTGAGCCGAGTGCAGCTTCCGTGAAGGACCGACTTTTTGTCGGGGCGAGTGATGGAATGTTTTATTCCATCGAAGCCAGCTCCGGCATTGTGCAATGGTCTTTCCCTACTAAATCTGAAAACCTAGCCGCTCCATTATTAGATAACGGTGTGATCTATTTCTTAGCGGGAAATAATGTTTTTTACGCCTTGGATGCGGCCTCAGGTCGACAGTTGTGGCTTTACTCTCGACAAGATACGTCGCAGTTTTCGATTCGCGGAGGCAGCCAGGCTGTCTTAAATAATGGTGTTCTTTATGTTGGTTTTTCAGATGGCGCACTAGTGGCTCTGAATGCCAGCTCGGGGGCTGTGATCTGGGATCAACAGTTAAATCGCAGCAAACGCTTTCGTGATATTGATGCGACCCCGGTTTTAGATAATGGCATGATCTATGTCGCAGGATATGACGATAAGCTTTACTGCATCTCTGCAGAAAAAGGCGAGGTCCTTTGGCGTGTAGAAAGTGGCGGTTACAGTGGAGTCACCTTGGTGGGTGATAAGCTGATTTATCCCACTTCAAATGGTGAAGTCTTGGCCTTGAAAAAAGCGAACGGCGATAAAGTTTGGTCTTACAAAATTGCTGACGGTATTGCGACTCAAGTACAGCTTTACAAAGGTTCTTTGGTGTTTGGAGAATCTCAAGGTCATTTGCGCTTCTTAGACGTAAACTCGGGTGCGGAATTGGGTTCTTTTGAACCTGGTCGTGGAATTCTTTCCACTCCGCAAGTGGACGAGAAAAACAATCGCGTGTACTTTATTTCTGGCGAAGCCAATCTTTATGCGATCGACGCCGGTTGGGTTCGTCAGTCGTTTTTCTAG
- a CDS encoding tetratricopeptide repeat protein, whose translation MTTKLTKEDVKSPDQVTKTLRQGFIWTTTHSNMVIGAVALFVVVGVGISIFGYFSNKKEMTQQEKYFVLEKNYTEVKRGFDEAARAELLAAQSKDKKAPTPTGKKASGDMQTDYGTVIAGFEAFLNEDSSSKAAQMAALNLSDIYLTYKKNDEALGVLQKVEKGLDKDDALTSLVWMQMGNVLANKNDCNGAVEKWENITKVKSLAFAHDEAKLRMGLCFESMNDLAKAETIYTELSGKQDPATTNFAASREAQKYLRLLKAKKNL comes from the coding sequence TTGACGACAAAGCTAACAAAAGAAGACGTGAAATCACCAGATCAAGTAACGAAAACCCTGCGCCAAGGTTTTATTTGGACGACCACTCATTCAAACATGGTTATTGGTGCCGTGGCTCTTTTTGTTGTGGTGGGCGTTGGTATTTCGATTTTCGGTTATTTCAGCAATAAAAAAGAAATGACTCAGCAAGAAAAATACTTCGTTTTAGAGAAAAACTACACCGAAGTAAAGCGCGGTTTTGATGAAGCGGCTCGTGCTGAACTTTTAGCGGCACAAAGCAAAGATAAAAAAGCTCCAACACCAACAGGTAAAAAAGCCTCTGGTGATATGCAAACAGATTATGGAACGGTGATTGCGGGTTTTGAAGCTTTCTTAAACGAAGACTCTTCCAGTAAAGCCGCGCAAATGGCGGCTTTGAATTTGAGCGACATCTATTTGACCTACAAAAAAAATGACGAAGCCTTAGGGGTTTTGCAAAAAGTTGAAAAAGGTCTAGATAAAGACGACGCTTTGACGTCGTTAGTATGGATGCAAATGGGCAATGTTCTTGCCAATAAAAATGATTGCAATGGCGCTGTTGAAAAATGGGAAAATATCACCAAAGTGAAATCTTTGGCATTCGCTCATGATGAAGCAAAATTGCGCATGGGTCTTTGTTTTGAATCTATGAATGATTTGGCGAAGGCTGAAACAATCTATACTGAGCTAAGCGGTAAACAAGACCCCGCAACGACGAACTTTGCCGCTTCTCGTGAGGCGCAAAAGTATTTACGTCTGTTAAAAGCTAAAAAGAATCTGTAG